From a region of the Castanea sativa cultivar Marrone di Chiusa Pesio chromosome 10, ASM4071231v1 genome:
- the LOC142613564 gene encoding syntaxin-32, producing the protein MHVKLAPFRDRTQEFQSIAERLKKSSGPSAPNGPSSSSKSEEQRSAVAIQSEFNKRASKIGYGIHQTSQKLTKLAKLAKRTSVFDDPTKEIQELTALIKQDITALNSAVVDLQFLSNSRNESGNISSDTTSHSTTVVDDLKNRLMSTTKEFKEVLTMRTENLKVHENRRQLFSSTASKESTNPFVRQRPLATRSAASSSNAPPPPWANGSTSSSQLFPGKQTDGESQPLLQQQQHHQQQQQQQQMVPLQDSYMQSRAEALQNVESTIHELSSIFNQLATLVSQQGEIAIRIDENMEDTLANVEGAQGALLKYLNSISSNRWLMIKIFFVLIFFLMVFLFFVA; encoded by the exons ATGCATGTGAAATTGGCACCGTTTCGGGATCGGACACAGGAGTTCCAGAGTATAGCCGAGAGGCTAAAGAAGTCATCAGGGCCGTCGGCTCCAAATGGGCCGAGTAGCAGCTCAAAGTCGGAGGAACAGCGGTCTGCAGTTGCAATTCAGTCTGAGTTCAACAAGAGGGCTTCCAAAATCGGGTATGGGATACACCAGACGTCGCAAAAGCTTACCAAGCTGGCAAAGT TGGCAAAGAGGACCTCAGTTTTTGATGACCCCACCAAGGAAATCCAGGAGCTGACTGCGCTTATTAAGCAAGATATTACTGCGCTAAATTCTGCAGTGGTAGATCTTCAGTTCCTCAGCAACTCTAGAAATGAGAGTGGGAATATCTCTAGTGACACCACTAGTCACTCAACCACTGTTGTAGATGACTTGAAGAATCGGTTGATGAGCACCACAAAAGAATTCAAAGAAGTTCTTACCATGAGAACAGAG aacttgaaggtTCATGAGAACAGAAGACAGCTGTTTTCATCCACTGCTTCTAAGGAATCTACAAATCCATTTGTTCGTCAACGTCCACTGGCTACCAGGTCAGCTGCTAGTTCTTCAAATGCCCCACCTCCTCCATGGGCTAATGGGTCAACATCTTCATCCCAGTTGTTTCCTGG GAAGCAAACAGATGGAGAGAGTCAGCCATTGCTGCAGCAGcaacaacatcatcaacagcaacagcagcaacaacaaaTGGTTCCATTGCAAGACAGTTACATGCAGAGCAGAGCTGAAGCTCTTCAAAATGTCGAGTCCACCATTCATGAGCTCAGCAGCATCTTCAACCAGCTGGCAACTCTGGTTTCTCAGCAAGGAGAGATTGCTATCAG GATTGATGAGAATATGGAAGACACATTGGCCAATGTGGAGGGGGCACAAGGGGCCTTGCTCAAGTACCTGAACAGCATATCTTCTAATAGGTGGCTGATGATTAAGATATTCTTTGTATTAATCTTTTTCCTCATGGTTTTCCTATTTTTTGTGGCATAA
- the LOC142613089 gene encoding uncharacterized protein LOC142613089 — MVGGGSRRDEGSLVLNNTNVFAALDTRRKKKKSDKDRKGGKGSSNSKENSGSAPKEPEPQKYWTPAPLNAKSWADVDDEDEDDYYATSAPAQDLWAGQEHEEQQQSSTTDQLSHAEDSESEEDILDEGDDDVEEEHEHETEVPVHPEPEVKKALEVSVPAKETERQLSKKERKKKELAELEALLADFGVSQKDSNEQDESRGDSQEKKDGEAIADGEKKENASMESKSSKKKKRKDKTSKEVKEAQDQPNSADITNGSDEAAGTEQTEEDASAVDVKERLKKMASMKKKKSSKEMDTAAKAAAQEAAARNARLAAAKKKEKNHYNQQPVR; from the exons ATGGTGGGCGGTGGAAGCAGGAGAGACGAAGGGTCGTTGGTGCTCAACAACACCAACGTGTTTGCGGCCCTCGACACGCGgcggaagaagaagaagtcagaTAAGGACCGCAAAGGCGGCAAGGGCTCTTCCAATTCCAAGGAAAACTCGGGTTCGGCTCCTAAGGAGCCCGAGCCTCAGAAGTACTGGACTCCAGCCCCATTGAATGCCAAATCCTGGGCCGATGTggatgatgaagatgaggatgattACTACGCCACCTCAGCTCCGGCACAAGACCTCTGGGCTGGGCAGGAGCACGAGGAGCAGCAGCAGAGTAGCACTACGGACCAGCTGAGCCACGCCGAG GATAGTGAGAGTGAAGAAGATATTCTTGATGAAGGGGATGATGATGTAGAGGAAGAGCATGAACATGAAACTGAGGTTCCAGTGCACCCTGAACCAGAGGTGAAGAAAGCTCTGGAAGTTTCTGTCCCAGCTAAGGAGACAGAGAGGCAGCTTTcgaaaaaggaaaggaagaagaaggagcttgctgaGCTTGAGGCCCTTTTGGCTGATTTTGGAGTTTCCCAGAAAGATAGCAATGAACAAGATGAGTCACGTG GTGATTCACAAGAGAAGAAAGATGGGGAGGCTATTGCAGATGgtgagaaaaaggaaaatgcttCTATGGAATCCAAGAGctctaagaagaagaaaaggaaggataAAACTTCCAAGGAGGTGAAAGAAGCCCAGGATCAGCCCAACAGTGCAGACATAACCAATGGTTCAGATGAAGCTGCAGGTACCGAACAGACAGAGGAGGATGCATCTGCTGTTGATGTGAAGGAGAGGCTAAAGAAGATGGCAtctatgaagaagaagaaatctagtAAAGAGATGGACACTGCTGCAAAAGCTGCTGCTCAAGAGGCTGCTGCAAGGAATGCAAGACTTGCTGCagcaaagaagaaagagaagaaccATTACAATCAGCAGCCAGTGCGGTAA